gctggaattgcccCATAGTgctgaacttgagtgtaatatatatatatatatatgcggccTGTAATGACTTCACCTGACCAGTGGTGCCACAACTGACTAGCTCGCTGGGAGGCGGAAGCCGGGGAGCACTAATTGTTGGAGGCCTTCGGAGGAGGTTAGAagtgccgcatagtatgaaatcagctgcggatacgtggctgatttccaattaaaatctacaccaatggtgcaaattttgactgtttttgaatGCGGAAAagctgcataatttgccacagcatacctcaagctgagtggcctcagtagtaatagtgtcccctatatcagtcctagtagtaataatgacctcccacagtggcctcagtagtaattgtgcctcctatattggccccagtagtaatactattactggggctgatataggggacactattactaatagtgtcccctatatcggctccAGTATGAgaagtgatccccatagtagccccCCTGAGATCGATATACTTGcttccttcttgtctttaaagCACTGCTGCTTCTCTGTGCTTCTGTGGGCGGAGGTGTGTGTGGCTGGACGCCGCCTCTCCTCTCCTgcaaaaccaaagaggagaggtcaggggaggaaaatcctggctgcacacactgccatcactgtgtgcatcccacagcagtgccactgagtgattaccagtcAGGGTGTTGCGGCACCCCGGCaggtaatcaccttcatggtccTGAAAGCGGGGCAAGACAAGGCTGTGGTCCCCTTCGAGGTGAGACCATCAGAGATGACCAGGCCGGATGCAGCAGAATTCTTAGGGACGTTGACTTTAATAAAACAAAGACCAGGACCAGGCACACCGCACTAGGAACCcgggagcagaaaaaaaacagacgGTGCAGGTGGTTTGGGTCCACACAGAAAACAGTGGAGCAGCGGAGAACACAGGAACACTGACCATCAAGACAGCTAACAGGGAGCCATGAGATGACATAGTTCATAACAGCCACCAACTTTGTGACCAGAAAATCTAGCATAAAACAGTATGGTAGAGAGCAATGCCCCCACCTACTATGTGCCACTTATAATACATGTGTAACGCCCCAATGCACTTACAGTTGGTATGGCCAAAGGCATCCTGTTGTCACGGTAATGCCACACTTTATTTGGACCTTCCGGATGATGATGACGCAGAAATAACAGAGACCAGTCCAGTATAGTTTTGTAAACCGAGAGTGAGCAgttttactaactttggtatcagtaaacaacaggttaactttacaacttTACAACTTTCTGTGGATGGCCTTATCTCAGGTGAACAaggatgcaatataagacaggcaGGATACAGTAAGATTGATTTGATTCTCTGATTTTCAACTCTCTCTCTATTATTTAGCTGAAGACTGAATTACTAGACAATTTTCCCCACTAGTGAAGTTAGATGAACAGATTGGAGTTTACTATAACTGAAGGTATTTTTCTGAAGCAGAGGGGCTAGTGACAATATGCtgatcctggctttgatttcaccagGCAGCTGTAACACAGTTTTTGATGAAGATGCACCTCTGAAAGGGTCTTCTGGAACTCTGCTGTGGAATAACAAGGGAGCGGGTTTTGCACCACACTCAACCTTGGATGAGAATAACTCGCTGAATACTCCTCCTCGCCGACTACGGAACTGCAACTTTCTCCTTACGCTCTCCTCGCTGAGTCTGCTAACTGCTTTACTTCACTTCCTATTATCACTTCTCTCACTACCTGCccacttgcatagggacttgtatgtgtgtttcccacccttggactctgcaccagtgggATTAAACCTGActatcagccaatgagaggccagctGATGTCAGTGATGAGCTCTTGCTTAGAGCAAaatgggagacacagggtctcccCCACAGATagcaccttctgtatccatggacggcatacagacaggtaagacaggacaagtgtgcttcTAGTGTTCTGTAGTACCCACTGCGCCACTACACATGTATCATATTATATGGCAGAGGAACTTGGCTGCGAcgactacctctgcaccccctatagctacatacTGTTAtatctactgataggggtgtttCTAAACTTCATGCTGGGGGTAAAATGTAATGACACCACCCCAAAATTTCTGAAATTAAGGTTGgaacaattccccccccccccccccccctacaatcaAGGAAAGAATGTGCCGTGTCTCATGGTTGGCCCAACATTTGGGACACCAAATGTTCTGCATCCACTGGTGGAAATAAGGTTAAAACTTTCCTTCACCAAAAAAAAAGATTCCGTTTGCTACCCTAATGCCGTGTCTAAATAACCTGCCCAAGGCAGTGTGGCATGTTTGTGCCCTCCTTCCATCAGGCACTCAGCATCCCGGGCACATACCTCCGCAGGACTCCTAATATTGCCCTACCTACAGGATCATCCTAGCAGGATGATTTCAGACCCAAACTAATATATATGTTTAATGGTGAAAATTTTTTGTATTCAGCATCCAAAGAATAAGATAAAACTTGACGTGCACACAGGTCCCTCAAACTTTTGGCAGAACGTCTGCCTTATTCATAGCATACTGAACAAATGCACATCTAGTCTATAAGTAAGCACAGGAAGGAACATCATGTATGTAAATGACTCCCATCTTGTGTCAATTCAACCCCATGTATATCAGTTGTAGAAggaatagaaaaatggaaaaaaaacaagcaaaaaacatTAATATGGCAATGTCcattgcaaatcccagcatgcaatcgaccaaaaaattaaacaaaaaatttTTGGAAAAGAAATGAAGCAAAGCATTGATATAGCAATATCCATAGCAATCCCCAGCAAACagcctaccaaaaaaaaaaaaattaaatctgaaTAGACAGAAGTTAGGCATGAAACCTATAATCAATAATTGTAGAGTAGACCATTTCCATAATTCAAACCCTTCGGAGCCCTTGTGTCTAATCTGAGAACCCAAAAGGTTTCTCTTGCTAAACGTTTTTTTTGCCACTTGCCTCCTCTTGTGGGTTTAAACACCCTTTCTATTCCGATCACCTGCAATTGTGCAATATCACCAGCGTGATCTACGACAAAATGTCAGGCAGCGCCTGATAGGGGCCGGACCCCTCTATTTAGGCTATTGCTGGTGATGGAGGAAATCCTAGTTTTGAGTCTCCTCGACTTGCATCCCACATAGTGTAATTGACACAGATTGCAAAAAATCAGATACGCCACATAGGTGGAGTTGCAGTTGAGGAACTAATGTATGTCATATTTGGGATTAGTCGTTGTAAACCTTTTAGTTTGTACAATCCTTTTACATAGGCTGCAAATCCCTATTTCCACAGCGAAAGCAGCCCCTTAGATTTAACCAGTTTAGATTTGATATATTCTGCGTATTGTGTGTAAGTTTGTTGTTAATTGTTGGCACTTCATTGCCACAAATCTGATGCCACCATCCAGATTGCGTGCAAGGGAGTCGTTTTGGCTCAAAATGGGTAAATTGTTGCGTACTATCTTAACGATAGCAGAGAGATTTCTAGAGTAAGGGGTCGAAAAGGCCAAGAATGGATCATCCCTCAATGTGGCTGGCATGTGATAGATGGAAATCCCTGGATTTGTTCTCCACTCTGAGGCGTGCATTCTGAATGGTGAGTGCTGGGTAACCCCGCTGGAGGAACCTGCTGGGGATGTTTCTAGCTTCTTGCGTATAATCAGCTTGTTGTGCACAGGCCCTTCTGGCTCTAATGAATTCCCCAGTTGGTAAATTGGAAGTCACATGTGTAGGGTGACAACTTTTGGCATCAACTTGTTTTCTACTCTCTCACTAGTTTAATTTCCCATTAAACATAGATCTAAAAACTCTGTCTCCTTGTCATGTTGTGCGCATGTGAAGATCTGATTCCTTATTATCATTTAAATAATGGAATAAATTATGTGGAGAAGATGACCGGGAATCCTAAATTATGATTATATCATCAAGGTATCTTCCATACCACATGACGTTGTCCAAAAAAATGTTACGAGAATTGTACAAAAAACAATCCTCCCACCATGCCATGTATAGACTTGCCAACGAAGGGGGAAAAGCCCATAGGGCATCCACATAATTGTAAATAAGATTTGTTGTCAAACCAGAAAAAATTGCGTGTTAGCAAAACAGAAGTCACCATAATAATATCTTCTTTCTGATCCCAAGAATAGTTACTGAAAATGTCCAAATGATATCTGATTGCTAGAAGGGCCCTTTCGTGTGGTATGGAAGAGTATAGTGCCTGTACGTCACAGGTTATCCAATTGTGGTGCTCCTTCCATTGTAATTTATCAAGAACCTGCAGAACAAATTTAGTATCCTTGAGAAAGCCCGAAACCCAGGTGACCAATGGGTAAAGCAGGGCATCCAACCACTGAGATAATTTTTCAAAGAGGGACCCCCTGttggcattaaaggggtggtctcgcgaaagcaagtgggtctatacacttctgtatggccatattaatgcactttgtaatatacatcgtgcattaaatatgagccatacagaagttattcacttacctgctccgttgctagcgtccccgttgccatggttccgtctaacttcggtgtcttcttgcttttttagacgcgcttgcgcagatccgtcttctcccttcttctcccttcggctccgctcggcagcatcggcattttggctccgcccccttgtacgcatcatcgcgtagctccgccccatgacgtgtgccggttccagcctcctgattggctggaatcggcacatgacgggggcggagctacgcgatgacgcgaaaagggggcggagccaaaactccgatgcttccaagaccagccgaagggagaagatgcatctgcgcaagcgcgtctaaaaaagcaagaagacaccgaagttagacggaaccatggcaacggggacgctagcaacggagcaggtaagtgaataacttctgtatggctcatatttaatgcacgatgtatattacaaagtgcattaatatggccatacagaagtgtatgaccccacttgatttcgcgagaccacccctttaataggtcTAAATTTGAGAGGAAAACAATCTTTGTGAATTTTGGAGAGGGCATTAAATATGGGACAAATAGGATGATCTTCCCCAAAGAATTTGCACTGTTTAGGGTTAATCACCCCAAGAGTAAGACCTCTAGCGAGTAGGTTGTCCAGATCCTTGGAATAATTTCCAGTGGGGTTCCCTGGTAGTGAAACATATATGTAAGAGAATTAGACAGCATGGACACCACCTCTCTGATGTATAATGCCTTATCTAGAACCACAATCGTGCCCCCCCATCAGCCTCTTTAATGTTAATGTTGGGATTTCGGGACAGTTCCTCAAGGGCATTTCTTTCAGCATACCATAAATTCTGTTTATTTTTGAAAGATTGTTTATCCAAATTTAATAGCTCCTCCACCTGTGCTTGAAACTGGTCCATCACATTAGCTCTGGTCTGTAAAGGGTAGAAATTAGGATTGGTGATTTGGGTGAGATGGAATGTGTTGTTCAATTCCATATGTTGGTCTGCCTTCAGGTCAGTGTTCAGACTATTCAGCATACTTATGCAAAGCTGTTCTTTGGCTGAAAGAAGGAGTGAGGGAATGTGGTATCATTATGGGGGAAGGAGAGTCTTTTTGATTGGATGTAAATATTTAATGTTCTCTCTGTTTCTCATTTGTAGGGCTAGTATCGGCCTATCGGACCACAGCACTAGTTGGTGATAGCGTGATTTTACGTTGTGTGAGCCCCATTACCCATCATACAAGTCTTGCATGTTGGGGAAGGGGAGCCTGTTCAAGTACTGGATGCAACTTTCCTGTAGccacagtcaatggaagcagagTGATCTGGACAAAATCTATGAAATACCAGGTAAAAGGAGATATTACTGATGGAGAAATGTCCCTGACCATCGCTGATGTGAACCTGGATGATTCGGGAGTGTACTGCTGCCGCGTGAAGATTGAAAGTCTCGGGATTGATCTGAAGAGAGAGATCCAGGTGGAGATACAGCATCGTAAGTAATTTTCTATATGAGTAGGCCATCCAGCTTTCCCAATACGCATCTCTGTTTGTAGCTCTTAAAATGGGCCATCCTAAAAAAGGTGTGTTGGCATGACAAGATTCCTAGACAGCTGTACTTACTGGAGACACTGGCTTAGCTATTTAGACTGGGACACAACCCCTACACAATCCCAGCATGACATGACTTATATAAAATTTCATTCTCTCCACAGCCATGATGCCAGACAATCTTGTGCAAGGGTCAGTAGATGATACATTGACTCTACCCTGCAAATATACACCTGATGATGGTCCAAGAGAGGTTTGCTGGGGAAAAGGTAGCTGTAGTATCTTCAAGTGTAATAACAAGGTTCTCAGTACTGATGGCGCCAACGTGGATTGGACTGAATCCAACAGATACAAGTTGTTGGGGAATATCACAAATGGAGATGTATCTCTAACCATCAGTGGGCTGACAAAGGACCAGGAAGGGACCTATTGCTGCCATATATGGGTCCCAGGAATATTCAACGacattaaaaaagacataaaactGGAAATACGAGATGGTAGGATTTCTTTTATTACTTTATGAGCATTGCAATATCCCATGTAGAGGGTCTTCCTCTGGTAGGGTTTTCTTTCACTTCAAGAAGACCAACTGGCTTTACATAGTCCAGTATTTCATCCCTTGGTGAAAATCAGGCTATGACCTCAACCATATAAAGAGAGCTGTTGAGCACTTTCGATGCCTAGATGTCATGTCCAATGTCATGGGAATTTTTAATGTTTTCGAAAATCTCTCCTGGATTAACCAATCCTTTCTTCTCATAGAAAACTGGGCAGCAATGCCCAAAATTTTAATGTCAAGGTGTCTCACAACTGTCTGTAGCATCGAGGCATCTAAAGCTCGAATCACTCTATTGTCATGGCTTCTGTTCCTAATAGAGCCCTGCCCAGTAGGATAGAATTGTTTTCAAACAGATCCTAACACATCCTAATAGATCCcactgacttataatggggtctgttaggTTTCCAGTAGGGTTCTGGTATTATATTGCTCGGTGTACTTAGGTTATCAATGATTCATTAGTGGATCTCAAACATAGGTGACCTCAGTTGGCTAGCATAATAGAGGGCTCTGATGCtcttgagaaagtacaggctcataaaatggaagaatctgtctcaaaatggccgctagatacaaaatggagcattataagatgtaaataagcttgtgtgtagtgaaacaattattcaagcagaaataactttacagcagtatattcggtacaatgtgtaatgatgtgtctctctctgttctttttcatgagaaccaagtctggacaacagttcttatcaggaaaagtcctcccacacctgcggagaaacttggacaagggaactgactgtactacagcgagttgaataacaaagggaggaccagggaggacgagataacgctgaagcttgagaacataaatatattctcactaaacagtgcatgattctaatgttttttctaacccaatgagattaacccccgtgactaatgacgtattcattttctgtattagaattatagtcagtcaataaacttttcagtgtgtacacgccttaagcagagtgggctgtatatacttgccgcggctcatctctacatgtctgtgagagctaattactataaatcatagtttttggcctctctgatgcatccaggtatgaactaatttggaacccaaggcttgaaaggttaatgtgaccggtcatgtgtaacggtccttaacagttggcgtagtcggcaggatttacttttgactcttgtgtcactcatcggacgacgacatcggactgggagaacatatatccactgtgccagaccagaggactgatcaacctcacacacagcccggtaagtgtcatatttattatatgatgtctgccgttggtctgtttggctcagttgattgacagactcctaggtcagtcggatgtttgatgtttgacatcatagttgtcatcggtaaagaagtttacctcaggtcctacagacgagcgtcacaatctgaaaccaggtggcaggtttgatccacatgtgtatatatatagatgcaatcagagtgccaagggggggtgccagatgagtttaaagccagggatcaagttaaggccggatttgagtccctgtttggaatagtaaccatcaataagaatgtttgtatatatattacaactaacaaaggttcgtgaactatacaagagatgcacttcaagggcttgctgatcagttgggccccacggccaccatggctttccggaaccgagtggctctggatatgatgctagccgagaacggtggtgtttgtaaaatgattggtgaaaacttgctgtacatatattccagataatacaggccccacaggtaaagtgactatcgcaataaagaaattggccacattgtcagaagagctgaagcgtaattctgggataactaacccctgggatgagtggtttgtatggaccggacaatggaaacaaatcttgatgcagataggaatagggattctggttactcttatcatactcctgctactttctgtctgtattgtgccctgcataagacgctcctgtgctaagcttacagatcagatggtgcctgttgctcccgtgtatgttgatgcggaaaccccaggcaatggctatatgcctataatacaacagagcgatttgtccccttatggatctgtctcagcagaaacaggggtgaccactctagtctcccagccattagaatagagtagcatgtatgttgtagatcccttctgtgtccatcaggtcttcgcgtttagttagttaggattagttgtcggggaagggattagcccttggacagctgaccaacaatgataggtagggcatagatcataaactagagatagggaaagcaaaccttaccccgcccagtagaagttataaagtatcgtttattttgagagagtttctagggggaattgagaaagtacaggctcataaaatggaagaatctgtctcaaaatggccgctagatacaaaatggagcattataagatgtaaataagcttgtgtgtagtgaaacaattattcaagcagaaataactttacagcaggagattcggtacaatgtgtaatgatgtgtctctctctgttctttttcatgagaaccaagtctggacaacagttcttatcaggaaaagtcctcccacacctgcggagaaacttggacaagggaactgactgtactacagcgagttgaataacaaagggaggaccagggaggacgagataacgctgaagcttgagaacataaatatattctcactaaacagtgcatgattctaatgttttttctaacccaatgagattaacccccgtgactaatgacgtattcattttctgtattagaactatagtcagtcaataaacttttcagtgtgtacgcgccttaagcagagtgggctgtatatacttgccgcggcccatctctacatatctgtgacagctgattactataaatcatagtttttggcctctctgatgcatccaggtatgaactaatttggaacccaaggcttgaaaggttaatgtgaccggtcatgtgtaacggtccttaacactcTCACAGAATCATTGAGTCCCTTTCATTGCATATCTAGGTACAGTGGCATGTCCAAATGAGTGGTTGTGCATTGTTCTTCAACTCATCTCAATCACTTGAGGTCTGACCATCAGTGATCCCAACTCTGATGACTATTTCCATTGAAAAGTAATCAATGTTATGGtcctggagaatccctttaaaaaggttgtccagttgtaaactaataatggcctatccttaggatcatcaatagtagatcagtgggggtctgttgctcaggacccccgctgatcagctgtttgctgggctcaTGTGCTcaagcaggaagcagactgctgtgTTCCCTCTGCAGTGTTCAGGGTTGGAATTACAGGTATAACATCCTTAATTGGAATTACTTCAATGTGAAATTTGCCTGTAAAACCAAGCCTGATCATTGCAGTGggagcagagctgtctgcttctggcagaaatcagctcagtgcacgagtACACTTGCTTGGTGAATAGCTTTTAAGTGAAGGTCCTAGAcaacagatccccactgatctactattgatggcctgtcttgcagataggtaatcaataatttacaactggacaacccttttaagtcagGCTTACCATTTGTTAGACCAGTTACTCATGCTTGCCACCCTCTTGCTATTCCTGGCAAATGTGGGCATTgtcctgctccctctgtattAATGAACTGCTGTATACTTTCTGTCAGCACTGCAGGAGGTAATACTCCACAGTGCTATTACctgcctatttagctgagctggggatcctTCTTCCTTGCCTGAGTGTTGGTGTATGTTTGCTTCTGTCACTTCAGCACAGGTCCTCTGTCTCTGACTAGTGTGTCTGCACCTTTCTCTGCCTTGTTTGTCTGCCCTCATTTCTGCGCCTGTTCCTATCCGTTTGTTCTCTGTCTGTCCCAACTCTGCTCCGTTTTCCGGTTACCATTCAGCCTGTTGCGCATGGTGCCTTTCACCTCTGACCACCgtgagtcagctgccaaccacaccaggactACTCCAAGAGGTAGGGGCCTGCTCGGCTCTCCACGGCGAAGTCCAGATccatgtacaggggttaaagggtgaatactagGGAGCCAACAGGATAATGCCCTCaagtttagcccaaagccaaacaaattggttggcacagtgggtccacactcacaaTCCATAACatcaattttccattttttttcaaggGAAGGTGAAAACATGGTGCAAGCCTCTAGGAAGAATTTTGCTAGTTTTGGCCAAATCCACTAGTTAAAGGCAAATCAAAATGTCCTTAGAAATGAAACAGAATGCTTTATCTACATGTCATTTTACTTTTTTACGGTACCTTTATTTCCGCAGTCACTCTTGTGAGAGGGTCATTGAAGGTTACACTGGTATTACCTTGCTCCTATGACACCGACAGCGGCACTTACTCAACATGCTGGGGTCACGGCCCTTGCGGACTGCTCACATGTTACAATAAGATTCTTGAAAGTGATGGTGATGACGTGATCTGGAGAGAGTCAAGAAGATACCAATTAACAGGGAACTTAGCAAAGGGGAACGTGTCTTTGACCATCGAGGAGGCCAATGCGGATGATGGTGGAGTCTACTGCTGCAGAGTTAAGGTCCCTGGAGTTTTCAACGATCTAAAGAAGGAAATCCGTGTAGAGATACGTAACGGTATAGTATTTCGCATCCTTTATTTGTAGAGCACCATTATATTACTGTGTTTTGTACATAGAATAGATGCAGCAGGGTGGTAGGGCCGGCTCCAGGTTTATGTAGGCGCTTGGGCAATAGAGCCCGAGTGGGCCCCTTTGTGTCACATGTGGCAGTGAGATTCCTTGTATTGTAGATATTGCTGAATATTCCACCTATTTCTTGAATAAGTGAAAGCCATTGAAAATTTTGCAGCAGACTATATTCTGCAGAGTAGATTTATGTGAATCAGCAGTTAGGgtggtgttacggcactctgccccccgagcgccagttggggtgccctgatctcctgcaccccactgtccctgcctacttgcctcggccctggcggacaactgggcggcagtccctgcgctggctagggacctggcgactacctggatggaactactaacaggggacagagtgccgacagaagaggcaggtgtaacagaccaacaaaactactaggtgaatcaaggctggaggtgtagctcacaggcaaacgaaaggatgctgacaagcaactaggacagactagaatagacctgactagaggctagcagaaccaataactggcagtgagttcaggtcactgccagccttttaactaaaagcctccgccccggggcggagagtgggaggagtcgactctcccactgttgcataagggaggtggatgagagcgggcggcaccctacgggcggacacgcccacgccgcagcacgctggctgctccacgccgccgggagatccctgacagcacagctccgggacgccgaagccgagctcgaagcggcgcgcgccggccgcgggacccagcgccgccctgcatggtaacaggtgGTACCATACATTTTTATGAAAAACGCCATGTTCTTTGTACCTTTTTTCGTGAGTGTTTTTGTACTGGGCTATATAAAATTCATTttccaatcactgatagctccgcccattggactgttcaggtcTGAATCAGCGAATatataaatggataaaatactaaTTATACTGAACCTTTCCCCATAAATCTATATATcgctctgctcagctcctcctgctctacaacatgatgcctgcagtttggacatgtTTGAGTGGACAGATTACCTTTCCGCGTTGGTCGGGATCTGACGCCGGGCTTGCAGAGTGGTATGGCCATGCGTCTGTCATGCGTATGACAGTATTTAGGAGAGCCGACCCCCCTTCCGACCCATACGTATCACAGACCGATAGGCTATTCATGTGCTTCCATGAGGCACCGCATGTATTTAGGAGAGACTCTCTGTGTACAATGGGCTGTGATCATATAATTTCTCTCCATTCTATTCACAGTTGATGTCATCTCTGGACGCGCAGGTGACTCCATTACATTACCCTGTACATACAATGTCAGTGAGGGCACATCCCCTGTGTGCTGGGGGAAAGACACTTGTCCAATATCTAGATGTACTAACAGCATTGTCTGGACCGATGGCGAAGCAGTGTCCTGGACTATGTCCGAA
The nucleotide sequence above comes from Eleutherodactylus coqui strain aEleCoq1 chromosome 2, aEleCoq1.hap1, whole genome shotgun sequence. Encoded proteins:
- the LOC136610169 gene encoding polymeric immunoglobulin receptor-like; this translates as MGMYALLLSVLALLTPGLVSAYRTTALVGDSVILRCVSPITHHTSLACWGRGACSSTGCNFPVATVNGSRVIWTKSMKYQVKGDITDGEMSLTIADVNLDDSGVYCCRVKIESLGIDLKREIQVEIQHPMMPDNLVQGSVDDTLTLPCKYTPDDGPREVCWGKGSCSIFKCNNKVLSTDGANVDWTESNRYKLLGNITNGDVSLTISGLTKDQEGTYCCHIWVPGIFNDIKKDIKLEIRDVTLVRGSLKVTLVLPCSYDTDSGTYSTCWGHGPCGLLTCYNKILESDGDDVIWRESRRYQLTGNLAKGNVSLTIEEANADDGGVYCCRVKVPGVFNDLKKEIRVEIRNVDVISGRAGDSITLPCTYNVSEGTSPVCWGKDTCPISRCTNSIVWTDGEAVSWTMSEKYKLIGNIKTGDVSLTIKRLTKEDEGTYCCRVEIPGLFNDKTKKISLNVEDDGFQGFQTFQTEALGSFE